The stretch of DNA GAGCGACCTCACCGTTTCCATTAAACCGAGGGGATAATCCGGAGCTGAAATCCTCGGAAAGGGTGAAATGGGGTGACAGTTTTGCTCCTTCATTGCGCATCTTGCCAAGACTGCTTTCACTCTGGCGAATAGCAGCTTCTGATACTCCCCCCCAGGAAAACATGGAGAGAACATCAGCTACACCTGCTGACGCGATAAAGGTTCGATAATCTCCCGGTTCGATCTTTTTAGGAGGTAAAGACATGAGTTTCAATTTTTCAATGGAATCAGCCAGGAATGCTTCATACTCAGACTGATCCCAGTTGGACCCGCCATAGGTAGCTTTGACCATTTTTTCTTCCGGTGTGATCAGCGAGTAATCCAAAGAAAAGGAGTCTGATGCGAACCAGTGATACCCTCCTGCAGAATTTGAACTACCTTGGAAAATTCGTCCGGAAGCCCAGATACCGGTAAGGTCAGCCTGTCCCATGGCAGGTAGAATCTTAGCAGCAACTTCTTGAGGCTCAGGTAAGGATCCGAATTTTTCATTTAAGCTGGTTTCTGTGCTGTCAGGAATGACCAGGTAAGGATCGTCCGGCAACTGTTGCGCTTCTTCTCGTAAGCGATTCAACTCTGTTTGGGCTTGTTTTAGGTCTTCCTCAACATTACCAGAAAGTGAGATGCTTCCAGTGCAGCATTTCGTATTCCAGATATAGTTAAATCCCAGGTCAGCTTCATCCACATTTCCAATCTGACGAATTTTAGCAGCATTGATCCTGGCAAAGGTTGTGTTCTCTCCACCAAAGCTCAATCCAAGATGTTCACCTGACTTAAGATCGGCCATAATGCCCTGGGTGATCTGTTTAAATAATTTTTCCATCGTTTACCTCAAACTTGTTACTACAATTATATGATCGTTCTGTAAGAATCTTTTAATGGGCCACAAAGACACAAAGGCACAAAGGTTTAAAAGGTGTAACTATCACGCTTCAGGTCCTCTGATTCATAAAAATTCAACCCCGTTAACGACGCGTTGAAGCATGAAATAGTCCATCATGCTTTTTTCGTGTCGTAGTGCCTTGGTGGCTATATCTATCTGGTTTTGTATCGTTTTAATAGGCGCGCTACTTCGAATGCTGTAAAGGATCCAAACTACAAATCCTGTGTTAAACACCACCAAAGATTTCCACATCGCCAAATAGACATAAGGGGCTGGCGTGGCCGACCCGGATGACCTGATTGGGCTCACCTTTGCCACAGAATGGCGTGCCGTACACTTCAAATGTATCCTGGTTACCCACTTTCTTCAAGCTGCGCCAGAAGGGATTTGAGATGGCCCGGTAGTTGGGATTCTTCACTGTTTTGGTCAACTTGCCATTTTCGATGAGCTTGCCATATTCACAGCCAAACTGAAATTTGTTGCGGTAATCATCAATGGACCAGGAGCGGTTTGAGGTCATGAA from Candidatus Neomarinimicrobiota bacterium encodes:
- a CDS encoding metallopeptidase TldD-related protein — protein: MEKLFKQITQGIMADLKSGEHLGLSFGGENTTFARINAAKIRQIGNVDEADLGFNYIWNTKCCTGSISLSGNVEEDLKQAQTELNRLREEAQQLPDDPYLVIPDSTETSLNEKFGSLPEPQEVAAKILPAMGQADLTGIWASGRIFQGSSNSAGGYHWFASDSFSLDYSLITPEEKMVKATYGGSNWDQSEYEAFLADSIEKLKLMSLPPKKIEPGDYRTFIASAGVADVLSMFSWGGVSEAAIRQSESSLGKMRNEGAKLSPHFTLSEDFSSGLSPRFNGNGEVAPETTVLINKGLLSQTLVSSRTAKEYGIESNFAAGDEGLRAAVMSAGNLKESEVLKALGTGVYLSNLHYLNWSDMIGGRITGMTRYACFWVENGEIIAPIENMRFDDSLYNMLGEQLEAVTETALVNPDVETYDGRELSATICPGILLKSFSLTL